Proteins encoded within one genomic window of Brassica rapa cultivar Chiifu-401-42 chromosome A09, CAAS_Brap_v3.01, whole genome shotgun sequence:
- the LOC108870461 gene encoding receptor-like protein 1 produces MRKYERYWWWVKEKKQMALVLFMIVSLMLQLQMKGCVGCLETERMGLLQLKSYLKNDFEVEEESMMKSWSHEDPSSDCCQWERVKCSDATGGHVVHLSLDSLERNYELKDHSLNLSLFHSFPRLLSLDFSFSRFSDLFDPINGHKSFQRLEKLRTLDFYRNNLNNSVFTFLSEARSLRTLNISYNLLDGVFPPNGLENLVELEVLSLAGNTFNHVKSIQGAVLPSSLHALNLAYNQISSAPKGYLEICALLNLRELDLSFNALTNTPYCLANLSRLRTLELSENQISGDLSSFVPGLPSTLEYLSLFDNDFNGSFWFSSLVNHTRLTVFKLSSKVGKIQAQDESSWLPPFQLKILKLKNFNLGSTIPSFLVHQNDLRSIYITYSQLKGAFPDWLVQNNTRLEAIRLNNNLLAELRLPRLVHGLRFLDVSCNRIYDSIPEDIGIVFPHLRYMNFSSNHNYGTIPSSMGEMKSLIILDMSSNHLYGHLPKTFLRGCYSLSVLKLSNNQLQGKVFPRHANLTSLGLLFLDGNNFDGSLGKGLLKSKYLILLDLSDNSFSGTLPFWIGKFPDLYYLYMRGNKLEGQVPHQLQNLPLKVLDMSNNRFSGSIPRNINVDYLRELRLHSNEFMGSVPSYLFKAEGLQVLDLRHNNLSGMILNTIANTSILRVLLLRNNSFRTHIPDKICQLTEVGLLDLSHNKFKGAIPSCFGKMSFGAQTYDIFSPYDFFLGFSSFQSWRYPSALYLADTELNQAIQSPPKTKVNFLSKSRYETYQGGILLYMHGLDLSSSQLSGEIPVEVWDLKNIISLNFSSNRLIGSIPGSISKLKDLESLDLSYNKLHGNIPPQLADLNNLGYFNVSYNNLSGEIPFKTHLVTFDEKSYIGNPHLCGLPTNKSCNLERASVSKRAKEEEEGGGRVIDMVWFYWTCGAVYISTWLALFAFLCIDSRWSREWFYRVDLVVHHLQRFKDGCN; encoded by the exons atgaGAAAATATGAGAGATATTGGTGGTGGGTTAAGGAGAAGAAGCAGATGGCTTTGGTGCTGTTCATGATAGTATCATTGATGCTTCAACTCCAGATGAAAGGATGTGTGGGTTGTCTGGAAACTGAACGGATGGGTCTTCTGCAACTCAAATCGTATCTCAAGAATGATTttgaagtagaagaagaaagcaTGATGAAATCATGGAGTCATGAGGATCCTAGCAGTGATTGCTGCCAATGGGAAAGGGTAAAGTGTAGTGACGCTACCGGTGGCCACGTAGTCCACCTCTCGCTTGATAGTCTCGAACGCAACTATGAGTTAAAAGACCATTCTCTAAATCTGTCTTTGTTCCATAGCTTCCCTCGACTCCTAAGTCTTGACTTTTCATTCAGTAGGTTCAGTGACTTGTTTGATCCCATCAACG GTCATAAGAGCTTTCAGAGACTGGAAAAGCTGAGGACCCTGGATTTCTACCGAAATAATCTCAACAACagtgttttcacttttctaagTGAAGCAAGGTCGCTCAGGACTCTAAACATTAGTTACAATTTACTGGATGGTGTCTTTCCTCCTAATG GTCTAGAAAATCTTGTAGAGTTAGAAGTTTTGAGCTTGGCAGGAAATACATTCAACCACGTTAAATCTATTCAAG GTGCAGTGCTTCCTTCATCTTTACACGCATTGAATCTTGCCTATAATCAAATATCATCGGCCCCAAAAG GCTACTTGGAGATTTGCGCATTACTGAATCTTAGAGAGCTGGATTTAAGCTTCAATGCTTTGACAAATACTCCTTATTGTCTGGCTAACTTAAGCCGTCTTCGAACTCTTGAACTATCCGAAAACCAAATCAGTGGAGACCTGTCTTCCTTTGTACCTGGTCTACCATCAACGCTCGAGTACTTGTCCCTTTTTGATAATGACTTCAACGGTTCGTTCTGGTTCAGTTCACTCGTTAATCATACAAGACTCACAGTATTCAAACTGTCATCGAAAGTTGGTAAGATCCAAGCTCAGGATGAGAGCTCCTGGCTTCCACCGTTTCAGTTGAAGATACTAAAGCTAAAGAACTTCAATCTTGGCAGCACGATTCCTAGCTTCCTTGTTCATCAAAATGACTTACGCTCCATATATATTACTTATAGCCAGTTGAAAGGAGCATTTCCGGACTGGCTTGTGCAGAATAATACAAGGCTGGAGGCTATTAGACTGAACAACAATTTGTTGGCAGAGCTTCGACTACCTAGGCTTGTTCATGGTCTACGATTCCTTGATGTCTCGTGTAACAGGATATACGATTCAATTCCAGAAGACATAGGGATTGTTTTTCCACATCTAAGGTACATGAACTTTTCTTCAAATCATAATTATGGAACCATTCCATCTTCTATGGGCGAGATGAAAAGTCTTATAATCTTGGACATGTCTTCTAATCATCTATATGGTCATCTACCCAAAACGTTTTTACGTGGTTGCTACTCGCTGAGTGTTCTGAAGCTCTCCAATAACCAACTCCAGGGGAAAGTATTTCCGAGACATGCAAATCTTACTAGTTTAGGTTTGTTGTTTCTTGATGGCAACAATTTTGATGGGAGTCTCGGAAAAGGTTTGTTGAAATCAAAGTACCTAATTCTGTTGGACTTATCAGATAATAGCTTTTCCGGCACACTTCCCTTTTGGATCGGTAAATTCCCAGACCTATACTATCTATACATGAGGGGAAACAAACTAGAAGGTCAGGTGCCTCATCAACTACAAAATCTACCGCTTAAGGTTTTAGACATGTCAAACAACAGATTTTCTGGTTCCATTCCAAGGAATATTAATGTTGACTATCTCAGAGAATTAAGACTACATAGCAATGAGTTCATGGGCTCAGTTCCGAGCTATTTATTCAAGGCTGAGGGGTTACAGGTGCTCGATCTGCGGCACAACAATCTTTCTGGAATGATTCTGAATACTATTGCAAATACATCTATCTTACGTGTTCTTCTTCTACGGAATAATAGCTTCCGGACTCATATCCCTGATAAGATATGTCAGCTAACTGAAGTTGGTCTCTTGGACTTATCTCACAACAAATTCAAAGGCGCTATACCATCATGTTTTGGTAAAATGTCTTTTGGTGCCCAAACATACGACATATTCAGCCCATATGATTTCTTTCTAGGATTCTCATCCTTCCAAAGCTGGAGATATCCATCAGCTCTTTACCTTGCTGATACCGAACTGAACCAAGCCATTCAGTCACCaccaaaaactaaagttaattTTTTATCGAAAAGCAGATATGAAACATATCAAGGTGGTATTCTTCTATATATGCATGGTCTGGATTTGTCAAGCAGCCAATTATCCGGGGAGATTCCAGTTGAAGTTTGGGATCTTAAGAACATCATATCCCTGAATTTTTCAAGCAACCGTCTCATCGGCTCCATACCAGGTAGCATTTCAAAGCTGAAGGATTTGGAGAGTTTGGATTTATCTTACAACAAGTTACATGGAAACATCCCTCCTCAGCTAGCCGATCTCAACAATTTAGGATACTTCAATGTCTCATATAACAATCTATCTGGTGAAATCCCTTTCAAAACCCATCTTGTGACCTTTGACGAAAAGAGTTACATAGGCAATCCTCATCTCTGTGGACTTCCTACCAATAAAAGTTGCAACCTCGAGAGAGCCAGTGTATCAAAGCgggccaaagaagaagaagagggtgGTGGCCGTGTGATAGATATGGTGTGGTTTTATTGGACTTGCGGTGCAGTCTACATCTCCACATGGTTGGCCTTGTTTGCGTTTCTATGCATAGACTCACGTTGGTCCCGTGAATGGTTTTATCGTGTCGATCTCGTGGTTCATCATCTTCAACGCTTCAAGGATGGCTGCAACTGA